A DNA window from Rhinolophus sinicus isolate RSC01 linkage group LG10, ASM3656204v1, whole genome shotgun sequence contains the following coding sequences:
- the PRR7 gene encoding proline-rich protein 7, producing the protein MVMSQGTYTFLTCFAGFWLIWGLIVLLCCFCSFLRRRLKRRQEERLREQNLRALELEPLELEGSLAGSPPGLAPPPPPPPPHRGRVEAPVHAHPHVHVHPLLHHGPAQLHAHPHAHHHALPHPPPPHLSVPPRPWSYPRQAESDMSKPPCYEEAVLMAEPPPPYSEVLTDTRGLYRKIVTPFLSRRDSSEKQEQPPPSYKPLFLDRGYTSALHLPSAPRPAPPCPALCLQADRGRRVFPSWTDSELSSREPLEHGAWRLPVSIPLFGRTTAV; encoded by the exons ATGGTTATGTCCCAGGGCACCTACACGTTTCTCACGTGCTTCGCCGGTTTCTGGCTCATCTGGGGGCTCATTGTTCTACTCTGCTGCTTCTGCAGCTTCCTGCGCCGCCGCCTCAAACGGCGCCAGGAGGAACGACTGCGTGAGCAGAACCTGCGCGCCCTCGAGCTGGAGCCCCTCGAGCTCGAGGGCAGCCTAGCTGGGAGCCCCCCGGGCctggcgccgccgccgccgccgccaccaccgcACCGCGGCCGCGTCGAAGCGCCGGTGCACGCGCACCCGCACGTGCACGTGCACCCTCTGCTGCACCACGGGCCCGCGCAGCTGCACGCGCACCCGCACGCACACCATCACGCGCTGCCGCACCCGCCACCGCCGCACCTCTCGGTGCCGCCGCGTCCCTGGAGCTACCCGCGCCAAG CGGAATCGGACATGTCCAAGCCACCATGCTACGAAGAGGCGGTGCTAATGGCCGAGCCGCCGCCGCCCTACAGCGAGGTGCTCACGGACACGCGCGGCCTCTACCGCAAGATCGTCACGCCCTTTCTGAGCCGCCGCGACAGCTCGGAGAAGCAGGAGCAGCCGCCGCCCAGTTACAAGCCGCTCTTCCTAGACCGAGGCTACACGTCGGCGCTGCATCTGCCCAGCGCCCCGCGGCCTGCGCCACCCTGCCCTGCACTCTGCCTGCAGGCGGACCGCGGCCGCCGGGTCTTCCCCAGCTGGACCGACTCGGAGCTCAGCAGCCGCGAGCCGCTGGAGCACGGAGCTTGGCGCCTGCCGGTCTCCATCCCCTTGTTCGGGAGGACTACAGCCGTATAG